A section of the Bacillus pumilus genome encodes:
- the argS gene encoding arginine--tRNA ligase: MNIAEQVKDALKEEIIAAVVKAGLADESQVPDVLLEVPKDKTHGDYSTNMAMQLARIAKKAPRQIAEDIVKAFDKGKASIEKMDIAGPGFINFYMNNQYLTKLIPAVLEAKEAYGETNTGGGQKVQVEFVSANPTGDLHLGHARGAAVGDSLCNILDKAGFDVSREYYINDAGNQINNLALSVEVRYFEALGLEKEMPEDGYRGEDIKGIGQKLADEFGDRFVHESEEERMKFFREYGLKYELEKLRVDLENFRVPFDVWYSETSLYENGKIEPALETLREKGYVFEEDGATWLRSTDFGDDKDRVLIKKDGSFTYLLPDIAYHKDKLDRGFDQLINIWGADHHGYIPRMKAAIQALGYPAGKLEVEIIQLVHLYKNGEKMKMSKRTGKAVTMRDLIEEVGLDATRYFFAMRSAATHMDFDLDLAISTSNENPVYYAQYAHARICSMLRQGEEKGYEPNLEKADFSHIHSEKEYDLLKIIGSFPEVVAEAAEKRIPHRVTNYIYDLASALHSFYNAEKVIDVENETKTTARLSLMKATQITLANALKLIGVSAPEKM, from the coding sequence ATGAATATCGCAGAACAGGTCAAAGATGCGTTAAAAGAAGAAATTATTGCGGCAGTCGTCAAAGCAGGACTTGCTGATGAAAGCCAGGTACCAGATGTCCTTTTAGAAGTGCCGAAAGACAAAACCCACGGTGATTACTCCACCAATATGGCGATGCAGCTTGCCCGCATTGCAAAAAAAGCACCTCGTCAAATCGCAGAGGACATTGTCAAAGCGTTTGATAAAGGGAAAGCTTCTATTGAAAAAATGGATATCGCAGGTCCAGGGTTCATTAACTTTTATATGAACAATCAGTATTTAACAAAGCTCATCCCTGCTGTCCTTGAAGCAAAGGAAGCATATGGTGAAACGAATACAGGCGGCGGCCAAAAAGTGCAAGTTGAATTCGTCTCAGCCAACCCAACAGGTGACCTTCACCTTGGACATGCCCGCGGAGCAGCTGTAGGTGATTCTCTTTGCAACATCCTTGATAAAGCAGGGTTCGACGTGAGCCGTGAATACTATATCAACGATGCAGGGAATCAGATCAATAACCTCGCTTTATCTGTAGAGGTACGTTACTTTGAGGCGCTCGGTCTTGAAAAAGAGATGCCTGAAGACGGGTACAGAGGAGAAGACATCAAAGGCATCGGGCAAAAGCTGGCAGATGAATTTGGTGACCGTTTCGTGCACGAGTCAGAAGAAGAGCGTATGAAGTTCTTCCGTGAATACGGCTTGAAATACGAATTGGAGAAATTACGTGTAGATCTTGAGAATTTCCGTGTCCCATTTGATGTATGGTATTCAGAAACCTCTTTATATGAAAACGGAAAAATCGAACCAGCGCTGGAAACGCTTCGCGAAAAAGGCTATGTCTTTGAAGAAGATGGTGCAACGTGGCTGCGTTCAACTGATTTTGGCGATGACAAGGATCGCGTGCTCATTAAAAAAGACGGCAGCTTCACTTACTTGCTTCCAGATATCGCATATCATAAAGACAAATTGGACAGAGGCTTTGACCAGCTCATTAACATTTGGGGCGCGGACCATCACGGCTATATCCCTCGAATGAAAGCGGCGATTCAAGCACTTGGATATCCGGCTGGCAAGCTTGAAGTAGAAATCATTCAGCTCGTTCATCTATACAAAAACGGTGAAAAGATGAAGATGAGTAAGCGTACAGGAAAAGCCGTCACCATGCGTGATCTGATTGAAGAAGTAGGCCTAGATGCCACTCGTTATTTCTTCGCGATGAGAAGTGCGGCGACACATATGGACTTTGACCTAGACTTAGCGATTTCTACGTCTAACGAAAACCCTGTGTACTACGCACAATATGCCCATGCGAGAATTTGCAGCATGCTGCGTCAAGGTGAAGAAAAAGGCTACGAGCCAAATCTTGAAAAAGCAGATTTCTCTCACATTCATTCAGAAAAAGAATACGATCTTCTGAAAATCATTGGCAGCTTCCCAGAAGTGGTAGCAGAAGCAGCTGAAAAGCGTATTCCGCACCGTGTGACGAACTATATTTATGACCTTGCATCAGCCCTTCACAGCTTCTACAATGCCGAAAAGGTCATTGATGTAGAAAATGAAACAAAAACAACAGCACGTCTTTCACTCATGAAAGCAACACAAATTACGCTTGCGAATGCATTAAAACTAATTGGTGTATCGGCTCCGGAAAAGATGTAA
- a CDS encoding S66 family peptidase: protein MKGLRRLQKGDKIGIFSPSSPASATSPLRYERAKKWLEQKGFIVVPGSLTGKEDHYRSGTIQERANELNELMARDDLACIMSMIGGTNSNSLLPYLDFELLKQHPKIMIGYSDATAILLAAYEKTGLPVFYGPALVPSFGEFEPFVTYTYQSFEEILMHPQPIPYQIKKPPFWTDERINWEEKTRDKKHRPNDWLCVIEGQAEGRLIGGNLNAMYGIWGSEFMPAIQTGDILLIEDCMKTASVVEKNFSLLKVNGVFERVSGILLGKHELFDDEGTGKEPYEMLLEVLGETKKPIIADFDCAHTHPMLTMPIGAQVKMDAVSKKVWLTKEWI, encoded by the coding sequence ATGAAGGGGCTTCGGCGATTACAAAAAGGCGACAAGATCGGTATTTTTTCACCTTCAAGTCCTGCATCAGCGACCTCGCCTCTTAGGTATGAGCGGGCGAAGAAGTGGCTTGAGCAAAAAGGATTCATTGTGGTACCAGGATCATTAACAGGGAAAGAAGATCACTACCGTTCAGGTACAATTCAAGAACGAGCCAATGAGCTGAATGAGCTGATGGCTAGAGACGATTTGGCGTGCATCATGTCAATGATTGGCGGGACAAATTCAAACAGTTTGCTGCCTTATCTAGATTTTGAGCTGCTAAAGCAACATCCGAAAATCATGATCGGTTATTCAGATGCGACAGCGATTCTTTTGGCTGCCTATGAAAAAACGGGGTTGCCTGTTTTCTACGGACCGGCGCTTGTCCCATCTTTTGGGGAATTTGAACCGTTTGTCACATATACATATCAGTCGTTCGAAGAGATCCTGATGCATCCACAACCCATTCCTTATCAGATCAAAAAACCACCTTTTTGGACGGATGAACGAATCAATTGGGAAGAAAAAACGCGTGATAAAAAGCATCGCCCGAACGATTGGCTGTGTGTCATAGAAGGACAGGCAGAAGGTAGGTTGATCGGTGGAAACCTCAATGCAATGTATGGCATATGGGGCAGTGAGTTCATGCCAGCAATCCAAACAGGAGACATTCTCCTCATTGAAGATTGCATGAAAACCGCTTCAGTTGTAGAAAAAAACTTCTCTTTATTGAAGGTAAATGGAGTATTTGAGCGGGTATCAGGGATTCTTTTGGGGAAACATGAGCTGTTTGATGATGAGGGAACAGGCAAAGAACCTTACGAAATGTTACTTGAGGTGCTAGGAGAGACAAAAAAACCGATCATCGCAGATTTTGACTGTGCCCATACACACCCGATGCTTACGATGCCAATTGGGGCACAAGTGAAAATGGATGCAGTTTCCAAAAAAGTGTGGTTGACGAAAGAGTGGATCTAA
- the uvsE gene encoding UV DNA damage repair endonuclease UvsE has product MRYRFGYVSNAVTLWEASPAKSLTFARYSKLSKEEGKEALLRTTKANLVNTLRTLYFAIAHDIPLYRFSSSIVPLATHPEVRWDFVTPFQKEFLEIGDLVKRHGLRVSFHPNQFTLFTSPKPSITENAVIDMTYHYQMLEAMKLEKEGYMNIHVGGAYGDKDSALQRFDENIKQLPAHIKARMTLENDDKTYTSLETLGVCEKHGIPFVFDYHHHVANKDDNAALEDILPRMFDTRTSTGIPPKIHLSSPKSEKAIRSHADGVDMSFVLPLFHALKPYGRDVDFMIEAKLKDQALLRLVEELSSIRGNKRVGGGTIEWKP; this is encoded by the coding sequence ATGCGTTATCGATTTGGTTATGTATCCAATGCCGTCACCTTGTGGGAGGCTTCTCCTGCCAAGTCGCTGACCTTTGCAAGATACAGCAAGCTCTCAAAGGAAGAAGGAAAAGAGGCGTTATTACGTACAACAAAGGCCAATCTCGTGAATACATTAAGAACGCTGTATTTCGCCATTGCTCATGATATCCCGCTTTACCGTTTTTCGAGTTCGATCGTTCCGCTTGCGACCCATCCTGAGGTACGCTGGGACTTTGTGACACCTTTTCAAAAGGAGTTTCTTGAAATTGGTGATTTGGTGAAACGGCATGGGCTTCGGGTGAGCTTTCACCCCAATCAATTCACCTTGTTTACTAGCCCTAAACCTTCAATCACAGAAAATGCCGTGATCGACATGACGTACCATTATCAAATGCTTGAGGCGATGAAGCTCGAAAAGGAAGGCTATATGAACATTCATGTTGGCGGCGCGTACGGTGATAAAGACTCGGCGCTTCAACGATTTGATGAAAATATCAAACAGCTTCCGGCGCATATCAAGGCGAGGATGACGCTTGAGAATGATGACAAAACGTATACGTCGTTAGAAACGCTTGGTGTATGTGAAAAGCATGGTATTCCCTTTGTTTTTGATTACCATCATCACGTGGCCAATAAAGATGACAATGCCGCGCTTGAAGACATCCTGCCAAGAATGTTCGACACTCGGACGAGCACTGGCATTCCGCCTAAAATTCATTTATCCTCACCGAAATCAGAGAAAGCTATACGTAGTCATGCAGATGGTGTAGATATGTCCTTTGTCTTACCGCTTTTTCATGCATTAAAACCGTATGGGCGTGATGTAGATTTTATGATTGAGGCGAAGTTAAAGGATCAAGCCCTGCTCCGACTGGTCGAAGAGTTGTCTTCGATAAGAGGCAACAAGCGAGTGGGCGGAGGAACCATTGAGTGGAAACCATAG
- a CDS encoding general stress protein: protein MSQIYSIQIAAKALNLHKLISLYEKCHEAQHRLYVYSKKTMCNIKNIVELETFRLTHLESDYLIVVEGKKAQDLLQPFEKEKVS from the coding sequence ATGTCTCAGATCTATTCAATCCAAATCGCTGCGAAAGCATTGAATTTACATAAGCTTATTTCTCTTTATGAAAAATGCCACGAGGCTCAACATCGTCTATATGTATATTCTAAGAAAACAATGTGTAACATCAAAAATATCGTAGAGCTTGAAACATTCAGGCTCACTCATTTAGAATCTGACTACTTAATTGTCGTAGAGGGAAAAAAAGCACAAGACCTCTTGCAGCCATTTGAAAAAGAGAAGGTTTCATAA
- the speE gene encoding spermidine synthase: MSELWYTEKQTKNFGITLKVNKTLHTEQTDFQHLEMVETEEFGNMLFLDGMVMTSEKDEFVYHEMVAHVPLFTHPNPENVLVVGGGDGGVIREILKHPSVKKATLVDIDGKVIEYSKKFLPSIAGKLDDPRVDVKVGDGFMHIAEADNEYDVIMVDSTEPVGPAVNLFSKGFYAGISKALKEDGIFVAQTDNPWFTPELITNVQRDVKEIFPITKLYTANIPTYPSGLWTFTIGSKKYDPLAVEDSRFFDIETKYYTKELHKAAFVLPKFVSDLIK; this comes from the coding sequence ATGAGCGAACTTTGGTATACAGAGAAGCAAACGAAGAATTTTGGTATTACATTGAAGGTGAACAAGACCCTTCACACAGAACAAACAGATTTTCAGCATTTAGAAATGGTGGAAACAGAAGAGTTTGGCAATATGCTGTTTTTAGACGGTATGGTGATGACATCTGAGAAAGATGAGTTTGTATACCACGAAATGGTGGCACATGTTCCTCTTTTCACTCATCCAAACCCGGAAAATGTTCTTGTTGTAGGCGGAGGAGACGGCGGTGTCATTCGTGAAATTCTCAAGCACCCAAGTGTGAAAAAAGCGACACTTGTTGATATTGATGGAAAAGTCATCGAATACTCGAAGAAATTCCTTCCTTCAATTGCTGGGAAGCTAGACGATCCTCGTGTAGATGTCAAAGTCGGAGACGGCTTTATGCACATTGCTGAAGCTGACAATGAGTACGATGTCATCATGGTGGACTCAACTGAACCAGTTGGACCAGCTGTGAACCTGTTCTCTAAAGGATTTTACGCAGGAATCTCAAAAGCACTCAAAGAAGACGGTATTTTCGTGGCACAAACGGACAACCCTTGGTTCACACCTGAGCTGATTACAAATGTACAACGTGATGTGAAAGAAATTTTCCCAATCACGAAGCTTTATACAGCGAATATTCCAACGTATCCAAGTGGACTTTGGACATTTACCATTGGTTCAAAAAAGTATGACCCACTTGCTGTAGAAGACAGCCGTTTCTTTGATATTGAGACGAAATATTACACAAAAGAATTGCACAAAGCGGCATTCGTTCTGCCGAAATTTGTGAGCGACTTAATCAAATAA
- a CDS encoding S66 family peptidase: MYTPSPLRKGSHLRVIAPSRSASILSEEGIAQAKKRLEALGFTVSFGQHVFECDLHSSSSIEHRLSDLHKAFTDDEVDGILTAIGGFNCNELLPYIDYDLIRQHPKVLCGYSDITALASAITAKCEMVTYSGPHFSSFQMKQGQEEQTAMFQACLMNDGESFDVTPSTKWSDDAWYLDQANRQFHPTRWGIYQEGTAEGTLYGGNLCTLNLLQGTSFMPQIKDAILFVEDDELAFPEMFARDLTSLLQHAESIKGLIIGRFQKKSKMTEEHLKFILDKHPMLKHIPVIYDVDIGHTQPVFTLPIGGNVQLACENGDVKLRIHS, translated from the coding sequence ATGTATACACCCTCTCCTTTAAGAAAAGGCAGTCATCTTCGTGTCATTGCCCCAAGCCGAAGTGCCAGCATTTTATCAGAAGAAGGAATCGCTCAAGCAAAAAAACGTTTAGAGGCTTTAGGTTTCACTGTCTCTTTTGGACAGCACGTGTTTGAATGTGATCTTCATTCCTCATCATCTATTGAACACCGCTTGTCTGATTTGCATAAGGCATTCACAGATGATGAGGTCGACGGTATTTTGACCGCCATTGGTGGCTTCAATTGCAATGAACTTTTGCCTTACATCGATTACGACTTGATCCGTCAGCATCCTAAAGTTCTTTGCGGATACAGTGATATTACCGCACTCGCAAGCGCTATTACAGCCAAATGTGAGATGGTGACATACTCTGGACCCCATTTCTCCAGCTTTCAAATGAAGCAGGGGCAAGAGGAGCAGACGGCTATGTTTCAAGCCTGCTTGATGAATGACGGTGAGTCTTTTGATGTGACCCCTTCGACCAAGTGGAGTGATGATGCGTGGTATCTTGATCAAGCGAACAGACAGTTTCATCCGACGAGATGGGGAATCTATCAGGAAGGAACAGCCGAAGGCACCTTGTATGGAGGGAACCTTTGTACACTGAACTTACTGCAAGGGACATCGTTTATGCCTCAAATCAAGGACGCCATCTTATTTGTGGAGGATGATGAGTTGGCCTTCCCTGAAATGTTCGCCAGAGACCTCACTTCCCTCTTGCAGCATGCAGAGTCCATTAAAGGGTTGATCATCGGACGCTTTCAGAAGAAATCCAAGATGACAGAAGAACATTTGAAGTTCATTTTAGATAAACACCCGATGCTTAAACACATTCCCGTGATCTACGATGTCGATATCGGACATACGCAGCCGGTTTTCACCTTACCGATTGGCGGAAACGTTCAGCTAGCGTGTGAAAATGGAGACGTGAAGCTGCGCATTCATTCATAA
- a CDS encoding DUF1934 domain-containing protein — translation MTQNQISIHVKSVMKPETEPAETIEFRTTGTYQEKNEKTYLTYHEEHEMGQVKTVVKMSEKEIFVMRSGAIQMKQRFLIGETTVTHYTMPFGTLQLDVHTHGIDLDVDKGLLHITYDMLTGEDQKHLHTLSISYKEDLRS, via the coding sequence ATGACACAAAACCAAATTTCAATTCATGTAAAGTCAGTGATGAAACCAGAGACGGAGCCGGCTGAAACGATCGAATTCCGCACGACTGGAACGTATCAAGAAAAGAATGAAAAAACGTATCTCACTTACCATGAAGAACATGAAATGGGTCAAGTAAAAACCGTTGTGAAAATGAGTGAAAAAGAAATTTTTGTCATGAGATCAGGGGCCATTCAAATGAAGCAGCGCTTTCTCATCGGAGAAACGACCGTCACACATTATACGATGCCATTCGGTACACTACAGCTTGATGTGCACACACATGGCATTGATCTGGATGTGGACAAGGGACTGCTGCACATTACGTACGATATGCTGACAGGGGAAGACCAAAAGCATTTACATACATTATCGATTTCATATAAGGAGGATTTACGTTCATGA
- the speB gene encoding agmatinase, which translates to MRFDEAYSGKVFIGSHPTWEDAKVILYGMPMDWTVSYRPGSRFGPNRIREVSIGLEEYSPYLDRELHEVPFFDAGDIPLPFGNAQKSLDLIEEYVDSILEKGKFPLGMGGEHLVSWPVFRAMHKKYPDLAIIHMDAHTDLREEYEGEPLSHSTPIRKVAGLIGPENVFSFGIRSGMKEEFEWAKEAGMHISKFEVLEPLKQVLPKLKGRPVYVTIDIDVLDPAHAPGTGTVDAGGITSKELLASIHAIAGSDVQVVGADLVEVAPVYDHSDQTANTASKLLREMLLGFVK; encoded by the coding sequence ATGAGATTCGACGAGGCTTATTCAGGAAAAGTGTTTATTGGAAGTCATCCGACATGGGAAGATGCAAAGGTCATTTTATACGGGATGCCGATGGATTGGACCGTCAGTTATAGACCAGGCTCACGTTTTGGCCCAAACCGTATTCGTGAAGTATCGATCGGTTTAGAGGAATACAGTCCTTATTTAGATCGTGAGCTACACGAGGTACCATTCTTTGATGCCGGTGACATTCCACTTCCTTTTGGAAATGCACAGAAAAGCTTAGACTTAATTGAAGAGTATGTCGACAGCATTTTAGAAAAAGGGAAGTTTCCATTAGGAATGGGCGGCGAGCATCTTGTGTCTTGGCCGGTTTTCCGCGCGATGCATAAGAAATATCCTGATTTGGCTATTATCCATATGGACGCACATACGGATCTTCGTGAGGAATACGAGGGTGAGCCGCTGTCTCATTCAACCCCGATTCGTAAAGTAGCAGGACTCATTGGACCTGAGAATGTGTTCTCTTTCGGCATTCGTTCTGGGATGAAGGAAGAATTTGAATGGGCAAAAGAAGCGGGCATGCACATCTCTAAATTTGAAGTGCTGGAGCCATTGAAGCAAGTATTGCCAAAGCTGAAGGGACGCCCAGTGTATGTGACGATCGACATTGATGTACTCGACCCAGCTCATGCACCTGGTACAGGCACGGTAGATGCTGGCGGTATTACATCAAAAGAGCTGCTTGCATCTATTCATGCGATTGCAGGATCTGATGTGCAAGTAGTCGGTGCAGACCTTGTTGAGGTAGCACCTGTATACGATCATTCTGACCAAACAGCGAATACAGCGAGCAAGCTTTTACGCGAAATGCTGCTTGGGTTTGTGAAATAA
- the cls gene encoding cardiolipin synthase has translation MKKRRLEFLFLYFMIFGAYVVYWWPVPAWSVQLYVAIYIAIILFSIISLMLENRTSQHTLLWMYVLIFFPIIGYMFYLFSGQLYVKGHLFKSKRMYNREKLRRISELESKPDESSLTENQRTFFHYTEKATGMHVNTNSDMDILKNGEETFPRIFEELKKAKSFIHIEYYMFKSDFLGHRMMEILIEKVKEGVEVRFIYDAAGSIRFSRKDIKRLKQAGVKVAPFLPLKYGFFNQKFNFRNHRKIVIIDGKTGFVGGLNVGKEYVGRDENIGFWRDTHTMLKGEAVQTLHSVFMLDWEYVSDEVLIDDPKYHTPHPVTGEDVIQVVPTGPDMKESMSDLYDALISNAKQFVWIATPYFVPNESIRTALKIAATRGVDVRVMVPEINDGFLTQYATRSYFSELLKEGIKVYHYQKGFMHQKVMIADGELASVGTANVDMRSFQLNFEVNVFTAAKKPIEQLMAHYEEDMKECEQMGPVHFYKRGLKERLKESFARLFSGVL, from the coding sequence GTGAAAAAAAGACGACTGGAATTTTTATTTTTATATTTTATGATATTCGGGGCATATGTGGTGTATTGGTGGCCGGTTCCAGCGTGGAGTGTTCAGTTGTACGTAGCGATTTATATCGCCATTATTTTATTTAGTATCATCTCACTCATGCTAGAGAACCGTACATCACAGCACACACTCTTATGGATGTATGTGCTCATCTTTTTCCCGATCATTGGCTATATGTTTTATTTGTTCTCGGGACAGCTCTATGTGAAAGGTCATTTATTCAAATCAAAAAGAATGTACAACCGTGAAAAACTACGCAGAATATCTGAGCTTGAGAGCAAGCCTGATGAATCAAGTTTAACCGAAAATCAGCGGACTTTTTTTCATTACACAGAAAAGGCAACAGGCATGCATGTGAACACAAATAGTGATATGGACATTTTAAAAAATGGGGAGGAGACGTTTCCCCGTATTTTTGAAGAGTTAAAAAAGGCAAAATCGTTCATCCATATAGAATACTACATGTTCAAATCAGATTTCCTTGGACACCGGATGATGGAGATTTTGATAGAAAAAGTAAAAGAAGGGGTAGAGGTTCGCTTCATCTATGATGCGGCTGGCAGCATTCGCTTCTCTCGAAAAGATATTAAACGCTTGAAGCAGGCGGGAGTCAAGGTTGCTCCTTTTCTGCCTTTAAAATATGGTTTCTTTAATCAAAAATTCAATTTCCGTAATCACCGAAAAATTGTGATCATTGATGGGAAAACAGGATTTGTCGGCGGGTTAAATGTCGGAAAAGAATATGTCGGACGTGATGAAAACATCGGTTTTTGGCGTGATACGCATACGATGTTAAAGGGCGAGGCTGTCCAAACCCTTCACTCTGTTTTTATGCTCGACTGGGAGTATGTATCAGATGAAGTATTAATTGACGATCCGAAGTATCATACGCCTCATCCTGTGACGGGAGAGGATGTCATTCAGGTTGTACCAACTGGACCTGATATGAAAGAAAGTATGAGTGATTTATATGATGCACTCATCTCAAATGCGAAACAATTTGTCTGGATTGCGACACCTTATTTTGTCCCGAATGAATCCATACGTACGGCATTGAAAATTGCTGCAACAAGAGGGGTGGATGTTCGCGTGATGGTTCCGGAGATCAATGACGGCTTTCTCACTCAATACGCCACAAGGTCCTATTTTTCTGAGCTCCTAAAAGAGGGTATCAAGGTGTATCACTATCAAAAAGGCTTCATGCATCAAAAAGTGATGATCGCAGATGGAGAACTTGCCTCTGTCGGCACCGCAAATGTGGATATGAGAAGCTTTCAGCTCAATTTTGAGGTCAATGTCTTTACGGCCGCGAAAAAGCCCATTGAGCAGCTGATGGCCCATTATGAAGAAGATATGAAAGAATGTGAGCAAATGGGACCTGTTCATTTTTATAAAAGAGGCTTAAAAGAGCGATTAAAGGAATCATTTGCTCGGTTGTTTTCTGGTGTTTTATAA
- a CDS encoding ABC transporter ATP-binding protein, giving the protein MLKRFFAYYRPYRGLFFLDFFCAVAVGLMELGFPLIVNYFIDTLLPTGNWTIIVWTAFALFVIYALSSVMQFIVSYWGHMLGINIETDMRKKLFDHFQRLSFKFFDNNKTGKLMSRMTNDLMYIGEVAHHGPEDLFIAIMTILGAFAVMLMINWQLAILTFLIMPVIIWLALHFNKKMTKAITQLNNDIGDFHARVENNIGGIRLVQAFANEHFEKKRFAENNNRFRKAKLLSYKIMSVNGSISYILTRLVTLFVLLAGTWFVLQGQLTAGGFIAFVLITNVLFRPIDKINTVIEMYPKGIAGFKSYVDLLETEPDVKDTEGARDVYGLKGEIEYRNVTFGYDEHSHVLKNIDLKIKQGETVAFVGPSGAGKSTICSLLPRFYDVDEGEITIDGISTKSMTLSSLRQQIGIVQQDVFLFSGTIRENIAYGNLEASDAEVWEAVRRAHLEELVQRFPEGLNTVIGERGVKLSGGQKQRLSIARMFLKNPSILILDEATSALDTETEKAIQDALSELAVGRTTLVIAHRLATIKHADRIIVVTEEGIEEQGRHQDLIQMGGVYSRLHEAQFGH; this is encoded by the coding sequence ATGCTAAAACGCTTTTTCGCCTATTACAGGCCCTATCGAGGTCTGTTCTTTTTAGATTTCTTTTGCGCTGTTGCCGTTGGATTGATGGAACTAGGTTTCCCGCTTATCGTGAACTACTTCATTGATACATTGTTACCAACAGGGAACTGGACAATTATTGTCTGGACGGCATTTGCCCTGTTTGTCATTTATGCCCTTAGCTCGGTTATGCAATTTATTGTGTCGTATTGGGGGCATATGCTTGGCATCAATATTGAAACAGATATGAGGAAAAAGCTGTTTGATCACTTTCAGCGCCTATCTTTTAAATTCTTTGACAACAACAAAACGGGTAAGCTCATGTCACGGATGACAAACGACCTCATGTACATTGGAGAGGTGGCGCATCATGGTCCTGAAGATTTGTTTATAGCCATTATGACGATTCTTGGTGCCTTTGCAGTCATGCTGATGATTAATTGGCAGTTGGCCATTTTAACGTTCCTCATCATGCCAGTCATCATCTGGCTCGCCCTTCATTTTAATAAAAAGATGACAAAGGCGATTACACAGCTCAACAATGACATTGGAGACTTTCATGCAAGGGTTGAAAACAATATCGGAGGCATTCGACTTGTTCAAGCCTTTGCTAACGAACATTTCGAGAAAAAGCGTTTTGCTGAAAACAACAACCGTTTTCGGAAAGCGAAGCTTCTTTCCTATAAAATTATGTCGGTCAACGGATCAATCAGCTATATTCTGACACGTCTTGTGACGCTGTTTGTCCTTCTCGCAGGTACATGGTTTGTCCTGCAAGGTCAATTAACGGCAGGTGGATTTATCGCATTTGTTCTGATTACGAATGTTTTATTTAGACCGATTGATAAAATCAACACGGTCATTGAAATGTATCCAAAAGGCATTGCGGGCTTTAAAAGCTATGTTGATTTGCTAGAAACAGAACCAGATGTGAAGGATACAGAGGGAGCACGTGATGTATACGGATTGAAAGGTGAAATTGAATATCGAAACGTAACATTTGGCTACGATGAACACAGTCATGTGTTAAAGAATATCGATTTGAAGATCAAACAAGGAGAAACGGTTGCGTTTGTCGGGCCTTCAGGAGCAGGAAAATCAACGATTTGCAGCCTGCTGCCTCGTTTTTATGATGTGGATGAAGGGGAGATCACAATAGACGGTATAAGTACAAAATCGATGACGTTGTCTTCTTTAAGGCAGCAGATTGGTATTGTGCAGCAGGATGTCTTTTTATTCTCAGGCACCATTCGTGAAAACATTGCGTACGGCAATCTAGAAGCCAGCGATGCAGAGGTGTGGGAGGCTGTACGTCGTGCGCATTTAGAGGAACTTGTCCAGCGTTTCCCAGAAGGGTTGAATACGGTGATAGGTGAGCGCGGCGTCAAGCTATCAGGCGGCCAAAAGCAGCGCTTGTCCATTGCACGGATGTTTCTGAAAAACCCTTCTATACTCATCCTAGATGAAGCCACATCAGCACTGGATACAGAAACAGAAAAAGCCATCCAGGACGCGCTGAGTGAACTAGCCGTCGGCAGGACAACACTCGTCATCGCCCACCGCCTAGCAACAATTAAACACGCCGACCGTATCATCGTCGTGACAGAGGAAGGCATTGAAGAGCAAGGCCGCCACCAAGATTTAATTCAAATGGGTGGCGTATACAGCAGACTGCACGAAGCGCAGTTTGGTCATTAA